A segment of the Desulfovermiculus halophilus DSM 18834 genome:
TCTTTCGAACATCGTATCTGCAGGGGCGCAATCCAGTCGAACATGTCACAGAGCTGAGCAAAAACTATATTAAGCGAAACCACACCCAAAATGAGACGGAATTGGACATGGCAGCTTAGTTTATCAAAGGGCTAAACTCATACGCATCAGAAAGAATCCATAATCGACCATGAGTATACAGATCAAATATCTGGACTTTACTCAGTTCAAGGAGTGAAATATACAACCGCTCCTCATGTTGCTAAAAAGCTTATTAAACGCATAAAATTGAAAAAAAGTAAAGAATATAAGTCAGTTAAGTCTTCTTTGTCGATCGATGCAGAAAGCTGGGGAGATGCTTATACCCACAAAGATGAATATGTTGCAAAGATGAATTTTGATCCCCTCTTTCTCTTCCAAAGGTACGGATCGGAGGCAAAGCGCATCCTTGGACTCCTGGCACAGGATACTGATCTGTCGGGTTTTGTCAGTCTCGATCCCCCGGTCTTGGCTGCGGAGATTGCACATGCCGTTCGACAGGAGATGGCTGTGAGCCTGGGAGATATTGTCTTTCGCCGCACGGGCATGGGCAGTGCAGCCCGCCCCAAGCCTGAAAGCCTCAGGGCAGCTGCCGATGTGCTGACCTCAGAGCTGGGCTGGGACGAACAGACAAAAGACAAAGAAATCCAGGAGGTACTCGCGCGGTACAGCCCTTTGGAGGGAATTGGAGATGCTTAGGCAGATCCGGCATGGCGGCACAAAGGCTTTGTGCACCCTGCATGCAGTCGGCCAGGACGTTGGCTCCTGCCAGCTTCATGCCCGGGCGGGATTTTGGGCCCGGCTGGGAAAGGGGGGACTAGGTAAGCGATATGCCGACTCCCGGGGAAAAAGGGTGCTGGTCATCGCCCCGCAGCCCTTTTATCTGGATCGCGGCACGCCCATAAACGTCAAGCTTTTTACCCATGTTTTGGGAGAAGCCGGGTATGAGGTGGATCTTTTGGTCTTTCCCTGCGGACAGGATGTTCACATCCCCAATGTGCATGTGATCCGGTTGCCCAACATCTTTCGAGTCAGTTCGATTCCTGCCGGGCCGTCCAAGGCCAAGCTGGCTTTCGACCTTCTCCTCTGTCTGTCTGCAGCCGCATTGTGCATAAGGAACCGGTATGACGTTATTCACGGTGTGGAGGAGGGCGGATTTCTGGCTGTGAGCCTGGGCACCATCCTGCGGCGGGCAAGTGTGTTCGACATGGACTCATGTATGTCCAAGCAGCTGGAATATTCAGGATTCATCCGCAGCCGCCGGCTGCTGCACCTGGCTAGTCGGATGGAGGCCTGGGCCCTGGGCCGGAGTTCAATTGTCCTGACCATGTGTTCGGCCTTGTCCGCATCCGCAGCTCATCTTGCTCCACATGCCAAGATATTCCAGGTAGAAGATATCCCGCCTCCAGCCGGAAGCGGACCTGACCTGGTGCTCATTGATCATCTTCGGGATACATTCAGGCTCTGGGACCTTCCTGTGGTGCTGTATACCGGCAATCTGGAAAGCTACCAGGGCATTGATCTGCTGCTCCAGGCGTGGAGTTTTGTCCTCCGCAGGCTCAGAGGATCCCAACGTCCGGTCCTGGTTTTGGTCGGGGGGCCGATGGAAAGAGTGGAGTATTACCGGCAAATGGCCGCTGATGGAGAAATGGGAGACTGGGTGCGCCTGGTCGGCCCCCGGCCCCTGAACGAAATGAGCACTTGGATGGAGATCAGCGATGTCCTTGTTTCTCCCCGGGCAGAGGGGGATAATACACCTTTGAAGATCTATTCCTACATGGCCTCCGGACGTCCTGTGGTGGCCACCAGACGGGCCACCCATACCCAGGTCCTGAGCGAAGAGACGGCCTTTTTGGCTGATCCGGAACCGATAGATCTGGGACAGGCCCTGGTCGAGGCCATCAGCAATAAAGACCTGGCTGGGAAACGGGCAGCGCAAGCCAGGGAGCTGGTGGAACGAAAGTATACCTTCGACGTTTTCAAATCCAAAATCCTTGAAGCCTATTCCTGGCTGTACAAGAAGGCCGTATACTCCTCAGGAGAGCAAACATCATGACCAGGGTTTTGGTTACCGGTGGGAAAGGATTTTTGGGACGGCATCTGGTTGCCAAACTGAATTCGCAGGGAAAGCAGGTCCGGGTTTTGGCCAGGGGCGCTGGGAACGGACCCAGGGACTGTGATGCAGACAGTGTTGTGTGGGCGGACATTCGAGACAGGGATGCCGTCGATCGAGCGGTGGAAGGAATGGATGTCGTTGTTCACCTCGTGTCCAACTTTCGAAGAGGAGGCTCGGACCGCAAGGAGGCATACGGAATAAATGTTGACGGAACCATGAATGTCATGCGGGCCGCTGCCAGGCATGGTGTTCAGCGCGTGGTTCATTGCAGCACTATAGGAGTGCACGGCAATGTTCTGGAAATCCCGGCAAATGAAGAGACCCCGTACAATCCGGGAGATCTGTACCAGGAGACGAAGCTCCAGGCAGAGCAGAAGGTATGGGCGTTTCATGAGCAGACTGGATTGCCGGTCAGCGTTGTGCGGCCGATTTCCCTTATGGGGCCTGGTGACGTCCGAATGCTCAAGCTCTTTCGAATGATTCAGCACAGACGCTTCGTTATGGTCGGAGGCGGGGATGTGTATTTTCAGCCTGCCTATATCGATGATGTGGTCCACGGCTTCTGTCTTTGCATGGAACATCCGGGAGCAGTTGGGCAAGCCTTTATCATCGGCGGTCAGGAATATGTCCTGCTTCGGGATCTGGTTCACATGATCGCAGATGAGTTGGGTGTTCCTGCTCCTAAGTACAGGATCCCCTTACGGCCGGTAGTCATGCTTGCCGGGTTATGCGAAGCCATGTGCGTTCCCTTGGGCATAGAGCCTCCGATTCATCGGCGCAGGGTGAGCTTTTTTCAAAACAACCGGGCTTTTTCCATTCATAAGGCCCAGAAGATACTGGGGTTTGAACCTGAGTTCAGTTTGCAGGATGCCATTCGGTTAACTTCTCAGTGGTATAGAAACGAAGGTTTATTGTAGCTGATGTCCGACTCTGACCTCTATCTCCTCCTTTATCCAAACGATCTGCATTATGAATGAACGTCCCTTGATACAAGAGCTTGGCGATCAAAGCCTGTCAGCGAGCAAACGGTATCGCAATATCTTCGTCGGCCAGAGCTCTTTTTATGCCTTTCTGCGATATGAAATATGCATATTTTTTCTTGCTCCACTCCCCGGTGCCTTGGGGTTTTTCCTGCGTGGAAAATGCTATCCATGTATCCTGCGCGCTATTGGGAAAGGTACTGTGTTTGGAAAAAGCGTTGTTCTTCGTTCTCCTGCACATATATCCATTGGGCAGTCTACTATGATTGACGATTATGTGGTCCTTGATGCCAAGGGAAGAGGCTCCAGTATAGAAATTGGAAATCAGGTCCTGCTTGGCCGCAACACGATACTCAGTTGCAGTGATTCAAAGCTGGAGATCGGAAGTTTCGTTTCTTTTGGCCCATTTTGTTTTCTCGCATCCAGAAGTCAGCTCCGGATAGGGTCAAACGTGGCCGTTGGCGCCGGGAGCTATTTTTTAGGCGGAGGTCATGCCTATGGAGATCCGAACACAGCCGTCATACATCAAGCCAGGACATCCCAGGGCATTACGGTCGAGGACAATGTTTGGATCGGGATTGGGGCTCGGATCCTGGATGGAGTCCACGTGGGCAGAAACAGCATTGTGGGGGCTGGGGCCGTTGTCGCAAAGGATGTTCCTCCATGGACGGTGGTCATGGGCAATCCGGCTCGAGTTGTGGAGAAGCGGAAGGAAAGGGACAGCGGATGAATACACTGCGTTCACTGTGGGAGAACACCACGACGAGCTGGCCGCAGAAGACAGGGCTGGTGGCGGGAAGTAGACGCATCGATTACAGCCGGGCCGGCCGAATGGTTCAGGCCCTTGCTTCCCGGCTGAAAGCAGAATGGGGTCTTGGGCAGCAGGAGATTGTGGGGCTGCTGATTCCCAATTCCATTGAGTTTGTGCTCAGCTATTTCGCTGTCGTGAATGCCGGCGGGATTGTGCATCCTCTCGACGAACGCCTGACCCCTGATGAGCTCGCCACGGTCCTCAACGATTCCAACCCGGGGCACATCATAGTGCATCACATGCTGTGGCCCAAGCTGCAGCTCGCGCTGCGGGCCATTCATTCGGATGCAAATATTTTGGGCATCGGGATTGATGATTCGGGGGTGGAGAGCTTCGAGGAATGGCTGGAAAAAGATTGGGGTGCATCTGAGGATGCGCCTCTTTTCCCAGAGCATGTCGCGGAATTGATGTACACCTCAGGCACTACCGGAAAGCCCAAGGGAGTGATGCGGACCCATGCCAATGTCCGGGCCGTTTCGCGACTTGCCATCCAGGGGTTTGGGTACACGCATCGGGACAGGATTGTCATTGTCATGCCCTTAAGCCATTCCAGCGCCCTGGCAAGTCAAATGATGCCCCTGGTGGAGCTGGGCGGATCGATTGTGCTGCTGGACACATTTGAGCCCCAATCTCTGATTGCCTGTATTCACAATGAAGGGGTGACCTGTCTGCGTGCAGTACCGACAATATTTCGAAGCATGCTGCTGTTCGAGAGATTTTGTTCCGCACACCTTCCTTCTTTGCGCTTACTGATGAACTCCAGCGCTCCTATCGATCCAGAGACCTACCTGGCCATTAAAGAGCGGTTTCCCGGAATTGAAATCGTCAATTCCTACGGACTCACCGAGGCGTCAACCTGTACGGTTCTTCCGGACAGCATGGCCCGGGTCAGACCTGATTCCATCGGGGCGCCGATCACTGGGGTAGAGATGAGTGTCCGAAATGAGCAGGGCAAAGCTGTAAGTCCCGGGGTGGAAGGCGAGATCTGGATTCGCGGCGTGCATGTCTTTGGCGGATATTATAACCAGCCGGAAGCAACTCAAAAGGCACTGACTGAAGATCGATGGCTGCGGACCGGTGATTTAGGAAGTTGCGACAACGAAGGGTACTATTACTTTCATGGGCGGAAGGATCACATGATCAACTGTGGAGGGCGGAAATTCGCTCCCTTGGAGGTCGAAAACTGTATTCTGGAATTGGACCATGTTGCTGATGTGGCTGTTGCCGGTATCGAGCACAAAGCTTTGGGGCAGGTCGCTCAGGCGTTTGTGGTTTTTAAAAACGGCGCTTCTCCGGACGGGAAGGAGGTAGTTCGCCATTGCGCCCGGCGATTGCCGAGCCACAAAGTGCCCTTTTATGTTCAGGCTGTCCGAAGCCTGCCAAAGAACGGTTTGGGCAAGGTTCTCTACCGAAATTTGCATTGCCAACAATCGGATGGGGCAGAGCAATGAACAATCGTTATGTGTTTTGTTCCTTGGAAGGGGACGTCGATCTTGTGGCGATCTTATCTGATATCTTACAGATTGATATCGATGGGGATGCACCGGATATATCCCGGAATGATCTTGAGATGTGGGACTCTATCAGCCATTTGAGATTTATTATGGAGCTGGAGAATATCTTCGGGATCAGTATTGCTGATGAAGAGGCAATTGAGCTGTCCTCTCTCAGCCAGTCGGAAAAGCTGCTCTTAAGCCATGGAATCCACAAGGCTCAGGGAATGGAATGAAAATCGGGGTTTGCGCTCGGACCTGGGGAGAAATCGGGGGGATAGGGGTCTACACCCGAAGGATCGTGAAGTCTTTAATCGATATCGATTCTCACAATGAGTATTGTCTTTACTTTTCCAGAAAGTCTGACCTTGGCAACTTCTCCCAGGTGCCAAATGTGAGGGAGTTTTATGTGCCGCTTCGAGGGAAATGGATGTGGGACCAATGGGCTGTTCCCCGAGCAGCAGATCGAGAAAAAGTTGATATAGTATTTCATACAAAATTTTCTGTTCCTTTTTTGTCTTCCTGCAAAACTGCAATGGTTTTGCACGGAACGGAACGATTTGTATTTCCTGAACATCACAAAAAATTAGATATGGTATTTTTTAAAACAATTTACCCCCAATACCTGAAGCGTTCTGATCTCATAATTGCCGTTTCTGAAAGAGGACGGTTGGATATAATAGAGAAGGTTGGGATAGATCCACGCAAGGTGAAAACTGTTCATCTGGCAGCAAGTCCCATATTCAGGGTTATCCATGATGAAAAGAACCTGGAGAGAGTTCGCACCAAATATGATATTTCCCGAGACTATATAATCTATGTCGGGCATATCTATCCGGGAAAAAATATAAAACGCTTGCTCCAGGCGTTTGCAAAGGTTCGGCAGGACCATGATATCGATCTGGTTATTGCCGGAGCTTTACGCTGGAAGTATGCATCTGAAATGGAGCTGATCTCCAGCCTGAACACAAATGGACATATTCATGTCCTGGGCCATGTTCCACATGAGGATTTGGTCGGGCTTTATAACCTTGCCCAACTCACTGTTTTCCCCTCGTTCTATGAAAGCTTCCCGGCGATCCCCCTGGAGGCCAACGCCTGCGGGTGTCCGGTGGTCATCAGCAGGACCGGCGGAAGCCCGGAGGCTGCGGGGGAGGCTGCTTTGTATGTGGATCCCTTGGATGTTCAGAGCATCGCCCAAGCCATTTCCTCCCTCCTGGAAGATCCCGGTCTGCATAGGGAAATGATCGAAAAGGGCTTTCAAAATGTGCAGCGGTTTTCGTGGGAGAAGACGGCCAAGGAGACCTTGTCTGCCTTAGAGTGGGCCGTTGGTCAAAGGTGACGATATGCAGAGTGGACGAATAAAAAGAAAAATAGAAAAGAATAAGAATGAGATATTGGGGATATTACTCAGAAAATATCCAAGCTATGTATTATCTAAAGCAAACAGAGATGAAATTCCCGTTTTTGCATTTCATGGCGTAAGTTATGGATTTATAAAAGAATGCCTGGAGTATATATCGGCAAATGAATATGAAACAATGCTCATGAATCAATATGTTCAGATGTTGGGAGATAAGAAGAAAAAAAAATATATCCTCATAACATTTGATGATGGACACAAGAGTCTTTATTCCACAGCGTATCCTTTATTAAAGAAGTTTAATATGAAGGCTGTCGCCTATATTGTTCCAGGAAGAGTTCATGAAAATGATGAGGAAAATAAGATATATTATCGAGACAAGATGTGTACGTGGCCGCAAATACGAGAGATGCATGACAGTGGTGTTTTCGATTTTCAATCCCACTCCATGTATCATCACAGTATATCAATTACCAAACAGGTTGTCGACTTTATAAGACCCGGGATGGATTTTTCCTTTCTTGATTCGGACCTTGCGCCCCTTCTTACAGATGATAATGCCCCATTTAGATCGGCCTCCATGCTTTGGGGGCGGCCTGTTCTTAAGTGGGGTGCGCGGATGGGAAAAAGGCCGGCTTATATCGAGGATCCCCGGATAGCCATGTTTTGCGCCCAGCACGTTGCAGCCCATGGACATGAGGCCTTCTTTGAGCAGCCTGGCTGGCGCAAGACCCTTGTATCCTTGGTTCAAGAGATGAGGTCCCGGTATCCAGAAGCAGGCTTTGAATCGAGTTCAGAACAACGGTCAGCCCTTCTGGAGGATCTCAGGCGTTCCAAAGAAGAGATTGAAAGCCGTCTGCCGGGCAAGAGTGTGCAGCATTTTTGCTTTCCCTGGTTTCGGGGGTCTCCACTCGCGGTAGAGCTGTCTTTGGCAGCAGGCTATATATCCAATGCCTGGGGAAGCTTGCTGCCCGGCTTCGTAGATGAGCACGATGTGCATCCGATTCCAATACGCCGTATGCCTCCGAAGTACATATTTCGCCTGCCTGGGCACGGAAGAGTCCCGCTATCCCGGGTCGTAACCATGTCTTTTGCAGATCAGATGCACCATCAGCCCGGTTTGGCAGCTCGCAATGGATAAAATGAGCTCCCCAAGCCCTGTTCCTGCTGCAAGCAGTTCGCGCATCTTCAAGAACTTCGGGTTCTTGGTCTTTGGCAAGCTGTTCGCCGACAGCTTTATGTTCATCTATTTCGTACTCATAGCCCGAAGTTTTGGACAAGTAGGTATAGGGCACTACTCATTTGCCATGGGACTGACCGGCTTGTTCGCTGTCTTTGCTGATTCCGGACTGAACAAACTGTCAATCAAAGAAATGAGCTGTCTGAAAAGCGGGGTGATGGCCCACTACAGTCAGGTCCTGTCCTTGCGCCTCGTCCTTTGCCTTCTGGCCATAATCAGCATCCTGCTGGTCACTTGGGTCGTCTCCTTCCCCCGTGAGCTTGTCATCATTATCTGGCTTATCGGCACGTATCAGGTTCTTACAACCTTGGTGGATGGGTTTGGCGCAATCTTTGTTTCCCGGGAACAAATGCATATAACCAGCCTCTTGGATATGTCCCAGAGGATCTTTACTGCCCTGCTTGGGGTATCAATTATTTTTTGCGGCGGAGGATTGATCCTGACCATTGCCGCCTTGCCCTTGATGAGCCTGGTTCATGCGGGGATAGGATATGTCCTTGCGGTGCGGTATTATGGCTATCTTGGACTATGGACGCGTCTCTACGAATTGACCTCGCTGCTGTCGAAGGCTTTTCCCTACGGTTTGCATTCTTTTCTCGAGCAACTCTTGATCCGCTTGCCTGTCATTCTGCTCGGGATATTGATCGGTACGGCAGCTGCGGGAATATTCAATACCTCCCATAGAATTATTCTTCTGTTGACCTGTATGGCTATGTTTGCCCCCCTGTCCCTGTTTCCCGCCGCTTCAAAACATTATGTGGAGTCCAAGGCTCGATTGAAAGACCTCTACCATCGTTCGGTGAACAGCACCATACTTGTCGCATTACCTGCTGCGGCTGGGTTGTGGCTTATATCATCGGATCTCATCGATGTGGTCTATGGTCAAGGTTTTGAGGAGTCTGCACATGTCTTGGAGATTTTAGCCTGGATGCTGATAGCTGGACCTCTCAAAGGGATGTTTGAGGTTTTTCTCACTGCAGCAGACAGGCAATCCGAAATTGCAAAAGGATATTTCTGGACATCATGCGCCAGTATTCCCATATTTTTGTTTGCCATCCATCACTTTGGCGCTATCGGTGCGGCAAGTGTCATGCTAAGCATGGAGACTATACTTGCATGTATATTTTTGATCCGACTGAGCATGGTGTTGGGGATTCCCAGGGTCGGCAAACGGATGGTCATATCTTCGATTGGAGTGTGCGCCTTCTTGATCCCATTGCCCTGGGCGGAATCGGACATAGGACTTTGGCAAACCATTGGGACAGCCTCTTTGATTTATCTAGGCGTCATGCTCTCGTTTCGGGATATTCGCCAGGGAGAAGGCAGGTTTCTGATGGGCATAATGCGGGATACGAAACTTGCCCTGTTTCGGTCCAGCTTTTGCAATCGAAAATAGGGTTCTTCGACGTAGCCTGTGGACTTTTGGAGTTTGCCGTCTCTTCTGTGAGCCCACTTTCGGCTCGGTATTTTCTAAGCCCCGCCAAAGGGGGATCCCTGCCCCCTCCCGGCTACTCACGTGCGGATCACTGCTTTCTGTGTGACGAAAACTTATCATACACGTGAGTGCCGGGTTTCCCCCTTTTGGCGGGACCAAGAAAATGTGCGGGCCTGCCGCTCACGGCACACAGAAGAGACGACAAACTCTTATGTATGCAATTCCATTTCCTGTGTCGAAGAGCCGAAAATAGCAGGTAGCGTCCAAGGGCTACAGATCCTTGTTTACCGCCCTGACGGCAAGGTGCTGACAGGGTGCAGTGAACAGTGTTTAGGCGGGAACAAGAGCGTAAGGAGGAGGGATGGCCGGAGTTCGTGTGCAGCATGTCACTACTTTGGATGAGATGGATTCACTCAAGGATATATGGAAGTCCTGGGAGGACCCGCACCAGGGAGCCGGCCTGTTTCAATCCTGGGAGTGGTGCCGGATGTGGTGCTCTCATGTTTTGGCCCCTGAACAAAATTTAAGAGTTGCGATCCGGGTGATGGAGGATGGCAATGGGCGGGCGGTTGGCATCATGCCTCTGTTTTCCCGCAACATGCTGGGATCTGTCCTACAGGTCATTGATTTTATAGGGTATCGAATGTCTCCGCAGAATGAAGTCTTGTTAGCGGAGCCAAATAATCACGATTTGATTCAGCATGTTGCCCAAGGCTTGTGGAGTTCATTGAATTGGCATTCGTTTTGTCATTTGCGAAATCTCAGCAGTGAATCAATGTTGTGCAGTGTCTTAGGGGCACAGGGCAGGATTCAACCTCAATGCGACCGGGTCTGGGTGGAAGCAGATCCGCAAATCAGTGATCCAATGCAGCGTTTGAGCAAGAGTCGACGCAAACGTCTTCGACATGCGTTGAATTCTTTACGAAAAGAAGGGGATGTCACGGTTAAGGTTGCCAGCATAGATGAATTTCCTGCTGCATTTGATGAACTAATTGTTCTGCATAAGAAACGATTTGCGTCTAAGAATTGGAACACATTACTTTGCGATAATAAGGTGAGTTTTCTGAAATATATGTCCATGAAGCTTGCGCAAGCAAACAAAGCAGAGATTCTGCAGCTCCGTTTAAATGAGCAAACAATTGCTGCCCAGTTAAGTTTTATAAACAATGAAACTTACCTTGCTTATCAGGTTGGATTCGATCCAGACTATGCAAAATATTCACCTATGTGGATTTTAAATATTGAAGCAATTCGACGTTCATTATATGACTTAATGTTTTAAATTTATGATTTTGGGCAAGGGTATGGAGATTACAAATATAGTTTACATCCAACTGTTGGAAAAAACTATTATGCCTGTTATGTGGGACCAAGTCTACCCACAAAAGCTTTTGCAAATATGTATAATTATGCCTTTCAACATTATGTAACAAAAATAAAAATATAAAATTATAACTAAATAGATATGCTGAAATTTAAATATTCATAAATGTTAAGTTTTTCATATAGGCTAAAATGTTTATCAAAACAGGCAGTGTCCTATGCAAACAACAAAAAAATTGCCCGAATGCGAATGTCGCATTAGATCGGATGATGAAGCTATTCCCTTTGCTTTGAATATGGACAGTGGTCAAGCACCGTATTTGAGCATTGTGGTTCCTTTGTACAACGAAGAGGAATCAGTGAGTGAGCTGGTGAACAAAATCGTGACCGCAGGTTCAGATTTTGATGTCAGTTATGAGATCATCTTTGTAGATGACGGTTCACAGGATGCGACTTGGACTAAGATCGAGCAATTGCGGAGAAGCACGCCACAGTTGCGAGGGATCCGGTTTCGGCGCAATTCTGGCCAAACCGCGGCTATGGTGGCGGGGTGTGAATATGCTCGAGGTGAGATTATTGTGACCATGGACGGGGACCTGCAGAATGAGCCTTCTGATATCCCCAAGCTATTGGAAACAATGAGGCAGGGGTATGATATTGTCAGTGGGTGGAGAAAGCATCGAAAAGATCATTGGTCCAGGGTCATCCCATCAAAAGTTGCCAACTTTATCATTTCCAAGACAACCGGTGTTACATTGCATGACTACGGATGCTCCCTAAAAGCCTATCGTACAGAATGCATACGGTCTATCAAGGCGTACGGTGAGATGCACCGCTTTTTTCCTGCCATCGTCAGCATGACAGGGGCGAGAATTGCCGAGATACCGGTTGAGCACCACTCGCGGAAGCATGGCGTATCCAAGTATGGGTTGAGCCGAATTTTTAAGGTGCTGTCTGACATAGTTGCAATAAACTTAATTATCAAGTTTTCTTCTATGCCTTTGAAGGGATTTGCGGTCTTGTCTCTTCCCTTTGTTATTCTTTCTCTCTTTTTGGGCTCAGCGGCATGTTTGGGCTGGATGCTCCATTGGAGCGCAGGTAAGCCGTTTTTTTTCATTATCGCCTCGGTCCTCTCCGGTTCAGCAGTGGTTCACCTT
Coding sequences within it:
- a CDS encoding glycosyltransferase family 2 protein yields the protein MQTTKKLPECECRIRSDDEAIPFALNMDSGQAPYLSIVVPLYNEEESVSELVNKIVTAGSDFDVSYEIIFVDDGSQDATWTKIEQLRRSTPQLRGIRFRRNSGQTAAMVAGCEYARGEIIVTMDGDLQNEPSDIPKLLETMRQGYDIVSGWRKHRKDHWSRVIPSKVANFIISKTTGVTLHDYGCSLKAYRTECIRSIKAYGEMHRFFPAIVSMTGARIAEIPVEHHSRKHGVSKYGLSRIFKVLSDIVAINLIIKFSSMPLKGFAVLSLPFVILSLFLGSAACLGWMLHWSAGKPFFFIIASVLSGSAVVHLLILGILGELIVGISDLQHTSLPELTMKDLLKTYRS